From the genome of Candidatus Defluviilinea proxima:
ACATCGAAACGAAATAATTCCAAGAAAGGATAAATGAAAATGCAAATCACAAATTCTGCATTCTTCATTCTAAATTCTGCGTTATGAAGCGAAGCGACATTCACACAATACTTGTCCCTGGCTCGGGAGCCATTGTCATCGGTCAAGCCGCGGAGTTTGATTACTCGGGCACGCAGGCGGTCAAGGCTTTGAAAGCGGAAGGGTATCGCGTGGTGCTGGTGAATTCGAATCCAGCCACGATCATGACCGACCCTGAAATTGCGGATGCAACGTACATCGAGCCGCTCACACCTGAGTCATTGGAGGCGATCATCGCACAGGAGAAACCTGATGCGATGCTGCCCACTGTTGGTGGACAGACGGGACTCAACCTTGCGCTGGCACTCAGTGAAAACGGTGTGCTTGAAAAATATGGCGTGCAACTGATCGGTGCAAAACTGACTGCCATCAAAGCCGCGGAAGACCGTCTGCTGTTCCGTGAGACGATGCAGAAGAACGGCATCCCTGTTCCGCGGGGGGGAGCGGCGTATTCGTTGGCAGAGGCGGAAGAACTTGTGAAAGAGACGGGCTATCCTGTTCTCGTGCGTGCTTCGTTTGCGATGGGTGGGACGGGCGCATCGTGGGTGTATGATCACGCACAACTGAAAGAAGCAGTTCGCAGCGCTATATCTGAGTCACCGATTCATCAGGCTTGGCTCGAAGAGTCTGTCATTGGTTGGAAGGAATACGAACTTGAGGTGATGCGCGACAAAGCGGATAACTTCGTGGTGGTGTGTTCGATTGAAAATCTCGACCCGATGGGTGTGCATACGGGTGATAGTATCACGGTCGCGCCTGCGCAAACGCTCACCGACCGCGAGTATCAAATTTTGCGTGACCTCGCACATCGCGTGCTGAGCGCAGTTGGTGTGGAGACGGGCGGATCGAATGTGCAATTCGGTGTGGACCCCAAGACGGGACGTGTGGTAGTCATCGAGATGAATCCGCGAGTGAGTCGTTCGTCCGCATTAGCGTCGAAGGCGACGGGGTTCCCGATTGCGAAGTTGGCGGCGTTGGTGGCTGTGGGATATACACTCGATGAAATCACCAATGACATTACCAAGCAAACAAAAGCCGCGTTCGAACCGTCGCTGGATTATGTTGTGACAAAGATCCCGCGCTGGGCGTTCGAGAAATTCCCAGGCGTAGACCCGACCCTCGGACCGCAGATGAAATCTGTCGGTGAAGTGATGGCGTTGGGACGGACGTTCCCTGAGTCGTTGTTGAAGGCTGTGCAATCGCTTGAGATCGGTGTGGACTTTTTGGATGGAAGTGGACCGAACCGAGAGGCGGTTGCTTTCGATGTTGAGAAACTTTCGATACCAACGGCGGATCGATTGTTTAGAGTGTATCGAGCGATTCAAGAGGGTGTGTCACTGGATGAAATCTCCAAGGCAACAGGATATGATCTTTGGTTTTTGGCGCAAATGAAAGAGATAGAGAATGTAGAACGCAGAATGCGGAATGCAGAATTTGGAATGCAGGATGCAGAATTGAAGAGTTTGTTGCGTGAAGCAAAACAACTTGGTTTCGCAGATGCACATATCAGGCGGCTCTTAAATTCATCTTTCTTCATTCATCATTCTTCATTCAGAGAGCTACGGAAATCGTTAGGAATAATACCGACATTCCAACGCGTGGACACTTGTGCCGCAGAATTTGAGGCGCAGACGCCGTATCTGTATTCTGCGTATGAGATGGATGATGAGTCACGACCGACGGATAAGCAGAAGATTTTGATCCTCGGCGGCGGACCGAATCGGATCGGGCAAGGGATCGAGTTTGATTATTGTTGTTGTCAGGCGGCGTTTGCTTTGTCTGAGATGGGATTTGAGACCATCATGTACAACTGCAACCCTGAGACCGTATCCACGGATTATGATACGGCTGACCGCTTGTACTTCGAGCCGTTGACGTTGGAACATGTGTTGAATGTCATTGACCGAGAACAGCCCATCGGTGTGATCGTGCAGTTCGGCGGGCAGACGCCGCTCAATTTGGCAGCAGGACTCGAGGCGGCAGGCGTGAAAATTTTGGGCACGTCGCCGCATGCGATTCAACTTTCGGAAGACCGCGAAGAGTTTGCGAAACTGCTCAAAGAGTTGGATATCCCTCAGCCCGAGAATGGAATCGCCCGTTCGTTGGAAGAAGCAAGAGTCGTCGCGGAAAGAATCGGATATCCCGTGTTGGTGAGACCGTCGTTCGTGTTGGGGGGCAGGGCAATGGCTTTAGTGGATTCAGAAGCCAATTTGGCAGGATTCATTCAACAGGCGATCGAAGCGGCTCCTGGTCAACCGATATTAATTGACAAGTTTATGGAAGACGCGTTCGAGATCGATGTCGATGCGTTGGCGGATGGAGAACGAGTCGTTGTCGGGGCGGTGATGCAACATATCGAAGAAGCGGGCGTCCATTCGGGAGATGCGGCGTGCGTCCTGCCTCCGTATAAGGTCAGCGCGTATCATCAGGGCATCATGCAGGAATACACCGAGCAGTTGGGTCTGGCGTTGGGCGTGCGCGGATTGATGAACGTGCAGTTCGCGTTGAAAGATGAAGTGGTGTGCGTGCTGGAGGTGAACCCGCGCGCTTCGCGGACCGTGCCGTATGCGAGCAAGGCGACGAATTTGAATTTGGCTTATAAAGCCGCGCAGGTGATGGCGGGCAAGACGCTGCTGGAATTGGGCGTGACCGAGGAGCCGCGCGTGGACGGGTTCTTCGTCAAGGAAGCGGTATTGCCGTTCAAGAAACTGCCTGGCTCGAGCGCACTGCTCGGACCTGAGATGCGCTCGACGGGCGAAGTGATGGGACACGCTTCTCATTTCGGTCATGCGTTTGCGAAGTCGCAGACCGCCGCAGGTGTCAGTCTGCCAGAGAGCGGTGCTGTTTTGGTGACGGTGAATGATATGGATAAAAGTGCGGGCTTGAAGTTTGCGCGCGATATGCACCGCATGGGTTTCAAACTGTATGCGACGCCTGGCACGGCGGATATGTGTATGCGCGCGGGCTTACCTGTGGAAGTGGTGGAGAAGGCGCAGGACGGTTCGACTCAAATCGTAGACCTGATTCGCGGTGGACAGATTCAACTCGTCCTGAACACGCCGCTGGGTCCGCATGCACACAAAGACGGAGCCGAGATCCGCAAGGCGGCGATCGCGATGAACGTGCCACTGCTTACGACTCTCTCCGCGGCAATGGCGGCGGTCTCTGCGATTCAGGCGTTGGGGAAGAAGGAATTGAGGTATCGGAGTTTACAGAGTCATTTTGGGGGAACGAAATAGAAATTTATAGACCTGACAGGTTTTATCGTAACACGAGTCCGTTGGGCTTCTGCGAGTGGAAAAGCGACTCGATCAATCGCGGTTCTGTGAAAACCTGTCAGGTCTTTTTGTAAAGCAGCGATGGCGGCGGTCTCTGCGATTCAGGCGCTGGGGAAGAAGGAGTTGCGGTACAGGAGTTTACAGAGTCATTTTGGGGGGAACGGATAGGAAACGGATAAACGGATCGCTTCGCGTCACGGACTGCTTCACGCAGACGGAAACGGATTTGGGTTCGTTTGTTTGTGAGTTGATGTAAAAAATATAGACCTGATAGGTTTTCTTTTGGGAACCTGTCAGGTCTTTTTGTATGGCTTGTTTTGGCGGACTGAAGCCTTACGGTATCGAAGTTTACAGAGTCATTTTGGGGGAGGATAGTGGTTTGTCTCAGCGTAACAAATTCAGAGTGATTCGATATGTAAACCGTAAAAAATCATATTGAAAAATCATAAACATAGTTTTTGTTATAAACCCACTCGGGATAGTCATGCATCAAATTATCGCAATAGTTCCGAAGCATAGGAATTAACCATCGAAATTCAGACTCGGCAAGTTGAGCTTTGTCTATTTCCTTTGTTTCATCTATCATTTTGTTGAACTTGGCAGCCAATTCAATATAGTCATTTAGTCTTGGGATATATGCAATTAGATTTGTTTCACCCATGCCACTAAGAATCATTTTAGCTACGTTT
Proteins encoded in this window:
- the carB gene encoding carbamoyl-phosphate synthase large subunit yields the protein MKRSDIHTILVPGSGAIVIGQAAEFDYSGTQAVKALKAEGYRVVLVNSNPATIMTDPEIADATYIEPLTPESLEAIIAQEKPDAMLPTVGGQTGLNLALALSENGVLEKYGVQLIGAKLTAIKAAEDRLLFRETMQKNGIPVPRGGAAYSLAEAEELVKETGYPVLVRASFAMGGTGASWVYDHAQLKEAVRSAISESPIHQAWLEESVIGWKEYELEVMRDKADNFVVVCSIENLDPMGVHTGDSITVAPAQTLTDREYQILRDLAHRVLSAVGVETGGSNVQFGVDPKTGRVVVIEMNPRVSRSSALASKATGFPIAKLAALVAVGYTLDEITNDITKQTKAAFEPSLDYVVTKIPRWAFEKFPGVDPTLGPQMKSVGEVMALGRTFPESLLKAVQSLEIGVDFLDGSGPNREAVAFDVEKLSIPTADRLFRVYRAIQEGVSLDEISKATGYDLWFLAQMKEIENVERRMRNAEFGMQDAELKSLLREAKQLGFADAHIRRLLNSSFFIHHSSFRELRKSLGIIPTFQRVDTCAAEFEAQTPYLYSAYEMDDESRPTDKQKILILGGGPNRIGQGIEFDYCCCQAAFALSEMGFETIMYNCNPETVSTDYDTADRLYFEPLTLEHVLNVIDREQPIGVIVQFGGQTPLNLAAGLEAAGVKILGTSPHAIQLSEDREEFAKLLKELDIPQPENGIARSLEEARVVAERIGYPVLVRPSFVLGGRAMALVDSEANLAGFIQQAIEAAPGQPILIDKFMEDAFEIDVDALADGERVVVGAVMQHIEEAGVHSGDAACVLPPYKVSAYHQGIMQEYTEQLGLALGVRGLMNVQFALKDEVVCVLEVNPRASRTVPYASKATNLNLAYKAAQVMAGKTLLELGVTEEPRVDGFFVKEAVLPFKKLPGSSALLGPEMRSTGEVMGHASHFGHAFAKSQTAAGVSLPESGAVLVTVNDMDKSAGLKFARDMHRMGFKLYATPGTADMCMRAGLPVEVVEKAQDGSTQIVDLIRGGQIQLVLNTPLGPHAHKDGAEIRKAAIAMNVPLLTTLSAAMAAVSAIQALGKKELRYRSLQSHFGGTK